The Arachis duranensis cultivar V14167 chromosome 2, aradu.V14167.gnm2.J7QH, whole genome shotgun sequence genome has a window encoding:
- the LOC107475563 gene encoding kinesin-like protein KIN-UB, which produces MASTIPRNGVVQRGTAKLDRQGANNNSILRTKPRHSHPPGPAALRRSSPSHAGDAVPGRVQVAVRLRLPNAEEMMADAVRVFMPSSFHSI; this is translated from the exons ATGGCGTCGACTATTCCCCGAAACGGCGTCGTTCAACGCGGAACCGCCAAGTTAGATCGCCAAGGCGCCAACAACAACAGCATCCTCAGAACGAAGCCTCGCCACTCTCACCCTCCGGGACCCGCCGCTCTCCGCCGCAGCTCGCCATCTCACGCTGGCGACGCAG TTCCTGGAAGAGTTCAAGTGGCTGTAAGATTGAGACTTCCAAATGCAGAAGAAATGATGGCAGATGCTGTAAGAGTTTTCATGCCTTCATCATTTCATTCTATTTAA